The proteins below are encoded in one region of Vanessa tameamea isolate UH-Manoa-2023 chromosome Z, ilVanTame1 primary haplotype, whole genome shotgun sequence:
- the LOC113403464 gene encoding uncharacterized protein LOC113403464, whose protein sequence is MLLYCDQETGSGTNRKTTSDESKQEVSMQPDSSSESSSEDESAPPDDTQYYYDKAIAESLAENMYNLSVESDDDDDYDDLNPSPSSRPPKQPFVFENYSEDDSEESDIYNKISKIAGLEHLVVNSPLWYAHVKPHLTELEREELWNRTPWAVKFYWDDSDDADADDEAAPPFFKDQYYIAVI, encoded by the exons atgttattatattgtgATCAAGAGACCGGCTCGGGAAct AACCGCAAAACAACGAGTGACGAAAGTAAACAGGAGGTCAGCATGCAACCAGATTCGAGCAGCGAGTCGTCGTCTGAAGACGAATCAGCTCCACCAGATGACACTCAATATTATTatg ATAAAGCCATTGCGGAGTCACTTGCGGAGAACATGTACAATCTGTCAGTGGAGTCGGACGATGATGACGACTACGATGATT TGAATCCATCGCCCTCTTCTCGGCCACCAAAACAGCCGTTTGTGTTTGAAAACTATTCCGAAGATGATTCTGAAGAATCAGATATCTATAACAAGATAAGCAAAATTGCGGGGTTGGAACACTTG gtCGTGAACAGCCCTCTTTGGTACGCGCATGTAAAGCCACACTTGACTGAGCTAGAACGAGAGGAATTGTGGAACAGAACTCCTTGG GCAGTAAAATTTTACTGGGATGACTCCGACGACGCTGATGCTGATGATGAAGCTGCTCCTCCGTTTTTTAAGGATCAGTACTATATCGcagttatttaa